Below is a genomic region from Salmo salar chromosome ssa11, Ssal_v3.1, whole genome shotgun sequence.
tacattttatttcagtAAAATAAATTAGATTAAAAAATGGACAAGTTTGAATACATTAAAAGAAATGAACCATAATGATCTCATGCGAGACTATAATGTCTTTTAATCGTCTTTCTCCATCCTCGTGGATTGAACCAGTATAAATGACTTGTAGAAAATCATAGCAGTGCTACTTAAAGAGGTGCCACTTGAAATTGTGGCATGTGTACACAGTGTCCCACATTGCTCACACTGAACACTTTCCAGTTCCTCATGAAACACTAGAAGTCCCAATAAGAGAAGTACTTTGCTGTCACTTTTGCATACAAGTTGTATATTGTGCTTACCCCTTCTCTCATTCTTTTTTATGTGGCCATTTTACAACTTTTTCAGCATTCTTGGTACACTACCCAGATTTCTCTATCAACCGGATTAGCAACAAAACCTTTATCATTATTCAAACAACGCAATTGCAATAAATGTACTGTTTATTGTAGCAATTATCCATGCATTCAATACCATTGGCCAATTTAGAGATCTAAGGGACAAAACCTGAACATGTGTGTTGATATAAACTGGAGGAGAAGACTGTGGATGAGTTCAGAATGGCAGCAGAACACCACCAATATCCACAACTCTTTTACAAGTCTGAGGTGGTGCTACATGTAGTAACAATGTTTGGATGTTTCACTTTGTAGTCACtttgaggaaatgtttttatctACAGTCAAACACTAATTCACTGGAAAGGTTATAGCTCATCACCTCACCTCATAACACTGCTGAAAAAGTGTCACAATGAGTGCTTTTTTTAATATAGGTAACAAAACAGTGTTACTTGAGTACTCTGTactcacaaaatacataaattccATCTTACCTGTAATTCCATCTTAATTCATGTGCAGTGCTAGCCTCCGAAGCCTGCCTGAACCCAGACCTGCCACAAACAAACTCCCAACATGGCCTGAGTTTCATCCCAGACCCTTTATGTAATACACAAGTGTGCTTGTATAATTATTACACCTCTCAAGTCTTGCGAGAACTGTGCACTTACAGAGTACATTAATCAAATGTCACCCAAATGAGGGCCTTTTGACCTCTCCTTGTCTCTATGAACTGCAAAGGGGACTCAGAAAACTGCAAAGGGCCAGTAAGACTGCCGGTTGCCTGGGGCAAAAGTGGCACTGAAATGAAGAAATGGTGAGCTCCCTCAATTCATTCAGGAAAGTGGTCGACTCAATAGGGATCCTTCATACTGAAGTGACGCAGATGATGCTTTAACAGGACATCATGTTGTCTGCTTACAAGATGCCACATTACTGGTCTTGTCTCCAAGAGACCTAAGCTGATTCCTAGTTTCCCCCTACTGAGGAAGAATACAGAGAACAGCTATGGGCAAGAGCAGACACCCTGCCTCAAATGTGAGGAGAGAAGGATTGGTAGACAGGAAAAAACAACATACCAGTGGTGTTACTGATGTAAACAAGATATTAAGTATGACTTTTTACAGCCCTACTGCTCACTCATTGTAAATCTCAACATTACCCATTTTCACTTACAGAAGAATATTAACAGAAATGTTGTGTTGAATCAGACATGTATTCAACGATAAACTTTAACAGAAGCTTTGGGAATCTATGCTGTGCAAATACCTGCATTTTGCAGCAATTCACACAAACCAAATCACTTAATGCATTGATACTTGCTACAATGTGTTGTGCTATGTGAAGGTTTTTGTGACAGAATACATTAAATGCAAGTCCAACACTGGTGTCTGCCGTTCAATTCCTGCCAAATCCAAGACGGCaggtatttcacttataactgtAAATTACTGTCTGTCATTAATTCTAAGTTTGAATGTGTTACCAGAAGGTTCCATTTTTTTTTCATTGGACCCCGTCCTTCAACATACAATATTTGCTGttccttaaaggtccaatgcagatgttcttatttcaatatcaaatcatttctgtgtAATAATTAAGTacgttactgtgattgttttcaattaaaatagcttcttagcaaagagcaatttctcaagcaagaattttgctaggactgtctgggagtggtctgagtggggaagggaaaactgatcaaacagctcttacactaaaatggcattatcagcatttcacagtattattccaaccgcatagtgtggaaatatatataaaacacagacaaatcacatttttgactgcactggacctTTAACTGCCTCTGCAACTCTCAAACAATACTTAATGCGCCTCGCGATCAATCTTATTCTTCTAATCATTAAGCATACAATTTATTCCAGCAAACAACATCACTGAAGACCCAAATTGCCATTGTTACCTCGAAAGAAACAGAAAAAAAATCTTATTCAAGAGTTACTTTATACAAACAATGACCTGAATCTACGTAGAGATGCATTTGTACATACTGAATCATAGAAGCACTGAAAGATTTGCTCTTCAAAAGCgcagttctgtattttatcttgCTGTTCCACCCCTGCCATGTCCAGTTTGTGCTCTTGGTCCTCTGCTGCAAGAAGCAGGTTTTATGCTTAAACGGTAAAGTCCTTCCTAGGGATAATGCTTGACATCAGTCAGCTGATTCAAAACAACGGACAGTTTATGCCAGCATAATGTTTTGTTGCGAACAATAACAAACACAGTACAGACCACCCGACTAAAAGAGGAATCATGACAGGACGCTCTGccacgttttcttgtttgttggttTGTTCCATTTACAGATGCTTGTTGTTTCTTTCTAAGCTTTTGGAGTGtgtgctgtgttgtgtgtgttaaaaGAGAGCACCATTTTAAGACAATTCCTCTTgaaaacaaaaacagacaaacagtcGCCTTTAGGCTGCCATAGAGTTAGTAGTCAAACGTTTAACAACAAAAAGGTCTTGCCATGTCCCACAGTATTCTGGAGCCATTGCTCTGTGTGTCTTAGATGTACAGTAACTAGTACAGTTTGGTGTGGTTTGTCTTTGCTCTGTTCTCCCATGTACAATTTCTCTGGTACACTCATGATTCAGATGGATGACAGAGGTGGTATGGACAGGGAAGAGGGATGAGGTGAGATTGTGGTTGGACAAAAACGTTGGACGAAGTTGGATGGGTGTTGCTTATTTGTGCGCTTTGTGGGCCAGTCACACAGTCCCATCACACGGTTCCGTTCTCCTGTCTGGGCTTGTGGGCGGTTGTACGGGAGGGGGTGCTTAGGGATGGGGCCAGGGTGCACAGGAAACCAGCCAGCAGAGTGAGGCCTAAGCCCCCCCAGGCACAGAACATGGACCAGCCGTAGCCATGGCTAATATCCTCTGGGAGGCCATACATGTAGCGTGGGTAACGCGACAGCTCAAAGTTGATGCCCGCCACACATGTACATAGGGAGATGATACAGCATGTTCCTGAGGGAGAACAAGGAGACAAACGGAAATGTATGGTATTCACAACAACTTCAATGAACTATATACAGTATTAAGTCATTCCTATGTTGGTAGGCCTAGTGGGTCAGCCAGACAATAAATGGTAACATCTTCACACTCCATTTACAGAGATGTCATGATTTATTGTACATCTTATTATATAAACCTATATGTGTTCACACAtatagctctctctcacacacaagtgCATATACCCAAAACTACTGTAGTCTACGCAATGCATCAAACAAagacacacctgcacacacacacacacacacacacacacacacacacacacacacacacacacacacacacacacacacacacacacacacacacacacacacacacacacacacacacacacacacacactcaacagagAAAGGAGCCAGCTCTTACCTCCCATGAGAAAGAGTAGTCCAGCTACATACTGCATGAGGTCATGCTGCTGACAGCAGCCCAGCACTCCGATAATCCAACCAAACAGGATGATGGACACGGCCATGCCCACAAAGCCAGCCGTCATCCTGCGTAGATCTGCaccaacagacacacacctccGTCATTTTAGTGGACAAAGAACAGTGGAGATCAGAGCAGGAGGCCCAGTGGGATCTACAGCATGCACAGCACAGAAATGCAGTGTCTGCACAATCATATTCACGGCATATGATACATCGAAATATTCCTGACACAAATAGAGCCATACACCCTTACAAATCCCTGTCACTTCCTTCATAGAACCATGTAATCTTCCTTATCTTTTCGAAGGATATCAAAACTAGAGAGGGCAACAGGGAGGGGTGAACAGCGATAACAAGAAGATGAAATTGCTCTCAATGGCCGccactttaaatgtatttgatccTGAGATAAcagttagagagaaagagaacttgagagatagacagagagagagaaaatgattgAACACAGGGAGAGTCCAGACATACTGTACAGCCAGTAAGACAtccattagacagacagacagacagacagacagacagacagacagacagacagacagacagacagacagacagacagacagacagacagacagacagacagacagacagacagacagacagacagacagacagacagacagacaggctcagACTTACGGAGTGCATGCCACTCATCCTGACGGATGGTCTTGGTGATGTTGATGGGTAAATTCCGCGGAAGGATGGAGGAAGAGTAGTGATACTTGACTGGGATGCACCGCTGAATCAATCCTGAAGAATAGAGTTTCTGATTATGATAGAAACACAGTCTTGATAAGATCTTGATAAAACAGACTGCTTTGCAGACAATAAACTCAACCACTCAGTTAAGCATGTAGACACTACAGTAGTTCTAAAAGAGAAAAATAGTTTTGAGTCCTTTGTGTCACTGTGAATGATGTCATCATGCAATATCCTCAGTGTGCCTCAAAGTGAGAGACAGCTAGCTGTGATTCAGAGCAAAAACAGCATCCGGCATCATTCATGTAGATCAGCCTTTAATTATCTCTCAGTGCGAGGTGGGTATCCAGACCAATTATAACAACAGGAAGAGACGAGAGTTGCATTACTGTTTCATCATATCACTGCGATGAGATAGACCACCTATGCTCAAATTATTGCAAATATCTTCACATATTCCTGGATGTTGTGTACTGTAATCATTGTGGTTGATTTACCAACAGTTACTTGTTTGATCAGGGAGAAGGGAGATTTATGCTGGAATATGTTCATGACGTGGTTTTGTAAGTGTGGAAGAAGACCCCTGCCATAAAGCCTAGTCAGTCACCATGAATGGAAAAGGCTATATGGTTCTGGCATAAACAAGAGGAAGAATCAACAAAGAAAAGATGAACTAGTGTGAATGTTCAAAAAAGGGTTTACAAGGATTTAGCATTGAGTTCACTCAGTTCAGAGTACAGAAATACATAATTCATTGTTCTCATGTTCGGTGGGGAAGCACAATACATCCAGAAGAGCGGTGAGACATTTATGTCCCATGACTACTTCTGCTAAATCTAACATTGTGTGAGTCTCAAGACCAAGAGCTATGGATGGAGACTAATTTACTAAGCACTTGCTGAGTAGCAGATCTGACTACCAACTCGCTAATATTATTTGATACATTTTAGGTCAAAGGCAGCAAAAACAAGTAATCAAATGTGAGAACCCAATGTTGAGGCAGGGATATCACCAACACATTGGTAttgacacaccaaatgtgataGAGTTGTCAAAAGTCACAGTGTGAAGCTCCACTCTTAGAACACCTGGACTTCAGCTGCAAACATTCAGCTATGTGAAGCTAAGGAAGTCAAAAGTACTGTATGCAGGCTAAAACATGGAGCCAACAGTTCACACCCTGATATGGAACTATAGCAGCCTGAGAGAGGAAATAGACATTTCTGGATTGGGTTCCATGTCCCAGTTACTGAGGAGAATCTATAGTATTGGCCAAATGAATCCCTTTCAATGTGCTCTGGTCTCATAGTGTGGTGGtagccagatctgtttgtgcttaaGCCAACTCATCTGTCGTTTGTTTTCATGCCATAGATGTAGCTTTGAATCACAAACATATCTGGCTAGTGGCTACCCCCTGGTCCCACCAGGTTACTTATATCAGtattactgtggtggtggtggtatacagACCTACTAACTTCACTATAGAGACACTTTGAGGTTTGAGTTGTGAGGTGTCTGCAGATGCAGACCAACTCATCATTCTGAGAAACAAGGGAGCACCTAGAGAGAATATCATGTTGTCCAGTGGGCCTATGTGTCTCAATGCAATTCAACCTGAGGGTGTAGTGGATTTTGTTGTCGATTTATGATATGCTACAGATTACCTTATTCTATCAAAGAAATCAGCTCACTTTCCCACAATTCTGACAACAGTAACTGTTTACCTCAGCATgagggtcgttccaccaattcggtgccttttgagaagtatAACTTtaggattatatatttttttgctttcACCTAATTGTAACATTCTGTCATTAAGACCACATGTTCAACTGAATTTTTTTTACATCTcaagttaaattaaaaaaaatgactGTAGTAAAGTGCCtaataagtgccaaataaagtaacagggttgaccataacagggttgaccataacagggttgaccataacaTGGTTGAAGTCAGCCATACATCCATGTGTGACATAGGGAATGGAAGATTGTTGTGCGAAACAGAGAATGGCAATTAAATGCAAGCTACACCCCAAACAATGACATTGTTAAAACGTTTCAAGGGTTGACGTGATATGTTCGacccgctcagttttccaccacaaaacaggCAAAAAAAggagaaccagctcacctgcttttacactatgattttacTATAGATGGGATGGTTATTTAACAAAATGCATGCATGCGCAGCTATGGGGCAAagcagacagggttggcttagattgttgacaacatgtaaactatatttcctCTCCAATGTTTaatgaaaacaaatacatttgcacaatgagcacttaaTTGTTGTTTCTCAAATACATCGTtcagttggttagctagctagcaaatttgAGCCATATTGGCATAgacatgacatcagtcaaaacacctcaaaacaagacatggtatcaacaaCAAGATACAACTAGCTGAAACGAGCCGTCtatgattccccacatggcagcttgtCATTGTTCTTAGTTGGCCATCCAGAATAACAACAcagacttctgccccattgaatCGCGAGCATCGTTttcgtgacgttgtcagctaacccatctattAGATGTTCAGAGTTTagaaaaaggaatagtttcagcATATAAAAACGAGAgctcagttcacgtaacagggttgaccttaaaatgagggacggacgtaaattaatcactaatcacataaaataaataataatcttcagaaattactttttcaaagcaacaaaaataattagggctttacaatgatgctgAAAACTTGGGAACATTTTGGAGtcaagtgggttaaaatcttcctagaagtcaccgAGGGTGCGTAGAGTGACGTGAAAATGCTGAATATTGGCACTTCAGTCTTTATTCTTGTTACAAATGTaaagatttattgaattctccaatTTATTTAATATAACAGACTTTTAAAATTCaacattggtgcacaatttctacttaaaatatcaaagggatgcaaaatGAACTTTATTTTCGTGGAACAACCCATGAACATGTATGTTTTCACTGTCCTCTAGGCCTACTCTGGACCGTTTGAATCTGATTGAATACATTAGGAAAAGATCCTGGTAAACAAACATGCTATAATTTGTGGGGAATTCTCAAAAATATTCAGTGTCCTGAATTTCCTTGAACGAAGGTACTGTGTTTATGCTAACATTGATGCTGTTGTTCTCTCATTATTCGTCAGAATCTCAGAGTAGTCAGTCATGAACGCCTCATGGCATTGCACAGAAAGCCCCGCTGTTATGTATCGGACGAGGCAGTTCTGCGAGAATTCCATGCACTGTGATTTCCTCTCTTGCAGCTCAAAATTCCCACGAAGCAGGATGTTTATCAATAATTCAGTCGTTGGTCTTCTCTCGGTCTCCCCGGTGACAATCGACGCATCACCCATAACACATTATCTAGTATTTTAATGTAACAGACGCCAAATGCACTCAGCAAAATCGAACAGTCCAAATAGCACCTGATACAAAACCGTTTCGCTTTTACAAGTGAAGATCCCCCTTCCTCCGCCATAGCGTGCTGCTGCTAGGCGAACGGACTGGGCGCAAAGCCTGAAAAgaaattcagcaccatggacagcgctGTACACACAAAGCGTAAAAAAATACGCAGGTGTCACGTCTTCGGCGTCACGTACACGACTGGCATTTCCATCTAGATGATTTACTGATTATTTATTTGCTACTGTAGTTTACAATGATGAACAAAAGCCCCTCTTGTAAAATATTATTATGGCAACGGCCCTACAGTGACAGTTATGAGCATCAGTTAATCCCATGCCCAGTGTGTCAATATGATCATGTTAAGCTTGGATCTGAGCATCATGCTTACACTCAGTGAGCAGCATCAGTACCACATCACACCAGGGCCTGATGTAGGCTATTAGCTGTAGCATCCTTACCTTTATATATGAGGTCCTCTGTCTCCAGGTCAAATCCATCTCGATGACACTTTCTCCAGAGCCCAGAGATGGTTGAATTGAACTGGCGACTGCAGTGGGACTCCATAGCTGATGCTGCAGCCAGAAAGTGCCGTTTTTCCCTAATAAGAGGCTGAGCTCCGGCACTTGGACTGTTACCTTTCCTTTCAATGCCCTTTGGGGGCATCTGGAGGGGGAGATTGCTATTTGAGATATAGATGTACCCCGGGTCGTTTCTCTTGTTGGCGTAGTTTTTACACCTTTCTCGGTGTCTTCGCGCATCTGTCTCATACCAAAAGTCGGTGCAGATTGCCATGGCTAGCAACCCCAACGCACAGAACGCTAAGAACAGCCCACTGCTGGTTAAAATTTTCATGGCGGCCATCTTCCCCACTCGATGGAGAGCCCAGACAGTCGCGAGAAGAATCCTCGGCTGCCGTGATGGTACCCCGTGTCAAAAATCCCGACGGCGCTCACACCCTCATGGACCTCTGGACAGCAAACATGATGGACGCCCCGGTTCTCTTGGGCTAGATGCTGTCTATTGTTGTCGTGCGTCCCGGAAGATGTGATGATTTTTCCACCATCTGTTTTGGTactggaaagaggagagggggtggatggCGACCAAAGCTGCGAGGAGTGGGTAGTGATGCAatgcactctctctcctctcgggtTTCAGTAGGATGGGAAGAAACTAAGCACTGGCAATATATCTCTCGTAGGTtgttcaataataataataatcataataataatactagtggtaaacatgtATGATTTATTAAATATGAATACATTGTGTTAATATACGAATTATATCatatgtattattattagtattattgttatttacattttacattttacattttagtcatttagcagacgctcttatccagagcgacttacagtcgtgaatgcatacaatttcataattttttttctgtgctggccccccgtgggaatcgaacccacaaccctggcgttgcaaacaccatgctacaACTGTAAGGACCTGACAGTTGTTTTACTATCATATTAATTATATATATTGTGCCATGTTTTATGTATCATGAagaaacacacatgcacatggaCCACATGCTGGATCAAAACCTATTTGTAACCCAACATATTTCATTACAAGCCTTTTCTGTGCACAGTTGACAAACGCACTGAGACAGGTGTGAGCTGAAATTCAACTGGACCCACCACAGCAATGGTTGGTGTCTTTGTTTACAAACTACCAGAATCCAGGTTTGATTGAATTGAGCCCACAGCCTTTCAATAAAGTGAAGTTTCAATGTATAAAACAACATGGAGACACACTGACCAAGGGATTCCCAAGGCCTACATCAGGCCTCTACAACCcagtcctggagagctactgccctgtaggtttccactccaaccctaatctagcacacctgattctaataattagctgcttgataaactgaaccaggttagttacaactgggattGGAGGGAAAACCAACagcagggtagctctccaggaacaaggttggagacccctgggctaCATGATAACAACATCAATATTTAAGATGAATCAAACtatattgctcaaaaaaataaagggaacactaaaataacacatcctagatctgaatgaatgaaataatcttattaaatacttttttctttacatagttgaatgtgctgacaacaaaatcacacaaaaataatcaatggaaatccaattgatcaacccatggaggtctggatttggagtcacactcaaaattaaagtggaaaaccacactacaggctgatccaactttgatgtaatgtccttaaacaagtcaaaatgaggctcagtagtgtgtgtggcctccacgtgcctgtatgacctccctacaacgcctgggcatgctcctgatgtggtggcagatggtctcctgagggatctcctcccagacctggactaaagcatccgccaactcctggacagtctgtggtgcaacatggcgttggtggatggagcgagacatgatgtcccaggtgtgctcaattggattcaggtctggggaacgggcgagccagtccatagcatcaatgccttcctcttgcaggaactgctgacacactccagccacatgaggtctagcattgtcttgcattaggaggaacccagggccaaccacaccagcatatggtctcacaaggggtctgaggatctcatctcggtacctaatggcagtcaggctacctctggcgagcacatggagggctgtgcggccccccaaagaaatgccaccccacaccatgactgacccaccgccaaaccggtcatgttggaggatgttgcaggcagcagaacgttctccacggcgtctccagactctgtcacgtctgtcacatgtgctcagtgtgaacctgctttcatctgtgaagagcaaaggccaccagtggcgaatttgccaatcttggtgttctctggcaaatgccaaacgtcctgcacggtgttgggctgtaagcacaacccccacctgtggacgtcaggccctcataccaccctcatggagtctgtttctgaccgtttgagcagacacatgcacatttgtggcctgctggaggtcattttgcagtgctctggcagtgctcctcctgctcctccttgcacaaaggcggaggtagcggtcctgctgctgggttgttgccctcctagggcctcctccacgtctcctgatgtactggcctgtctcctggtagcgcctccatgctctggacactacgctgacagacacagcaaaccttcttgccacagctcgcattgatgtgccatcctggatgagctgcactacctgagccacttgtgtgggttgtagactccgtctcatgctaccactagggtgaaagcaccgccagcattcaaaagtgaccaaaacatcagccaggaagcataggaactgagaagtggtctgtggtccccacctgcagaaccactcctttattgggggtgccttgcTAATtgactataatttccacctgttgtct
It encodes:
- the LOC106563526 gene encoding transmembrane protein 178B → MAAMKILTSSGLFLAFCALGLLAMAICTDFWYETDARRHRERCKNYANKRNDPGYIYISNSNLPLQMPPKGIERKGNSPSAGAQPLIREKRHFLAAASAMESHCSRQFNSTISGLWRKCHRDGFDLETEDLIYKGLIQRCIPVKYHYSSSILPRNLPINITKTIRQDEWHALHLRRMTAGFVGMAVSIILFGWIIGVLGCCQQHDLMQYVAGLLFLMGGTCCIISLCTCVAGINFELSRYPRYMYGLPEDISHGYGWSMFCAWGGLGLTLLAGFLCTLAPSLSTPSRTTAHKPRQENGTV